A window from Photobacterium atrarenae encodes these proteins:
- a CDS encoding efflux RND transporter periplasmic adaptor subunit encodes MFLFTSLTACNDLQQETQYSDSPDSPQYTESSNSPPSSELDQFVIASGSLKPVGEVEVGSEVSGRIIELLVDFNDVVHRDQIIARLDPEFFAAQLRQAEAALHDAKATVDVRKATLRQATRSLDRVKTLNKRSAASVNTLDEAETDVWIARAELKRAEAVVRNQEAALEEARIALERTAIRAPIDGVVISREVMRGQTVAASLEAPKLFKIARTLTEMEIHARIDEADIGLIRIGQLAVFTVPAYGERQFEARITQIRVAPIIVDNVVTYTVVLLAENPGESLLPGMTAIVEINAGEETMAAPAMTLQAAPDGTNNHAPGIREAMLHKARPTRPLASDDS; translated from the coding sequence ATGTTTCTATTCACCTCACTCACTGCATGTAATGATTTACAGCAAGAGACGCAATATTCAGATTCGCCCGATTCACCACAATATACTGAGTCATCCAATTCCCCTCCCAGTTCCGAACTCGACCAGTTCGTTATCGCCTCCGGCAGCTTGAAACCGGTCGGTGAGGTCGAAGTCGGCTCCGAAGTCTCCGGCCGTATCATCGAATTGCTGGTTGATTTCAATGATGTGGTCCATCGCGATCAAATCATCGCCCGCCTGGATCCCGAGTTCTTTGCCGCCCAGCTTCGACAGGCCGAAGCCGCCCTGCATGATGCCAAAGCTACCGTCGATGTACGCAAAGCAACGCTACGGCAGGCGACGCGTTCTTTGGATCGAGTCAAAACTCTTAACAAACGTAGCGCCGCATCGGTGAATACACTTGATGAAGCAGAAACCGATGTCTGGATAGCCCGCGCCGAACTCAAGCGGGCCGAAGCCGTGGTCCGAAACCAGGAAGCGGCACTGGAAGAGGCCCGAATAGCTCTGGAGCGGACCGCGATTCGCGCCCCCATCGACGGTGTCGTCATCTCTCGTGAAGTCATGCGCGGACAAACCGTGGCCGCCAGCCTTGAGGCACCGAAACTATTTAAAATCGCCCGCACGCTGACCGAAATGGAAATTCATGCCCGAATTGATGAGGCGGATATCGGCCTGATCCGGATTGGACAACTTGCCGTGTTTACCGTACCAGCCTACGGTGAACGGCAATTTGAAGCTCGGATCACCCAAATTCGGGTGGCCCCCATCATTGTCGACAACGTTGTAACTTATACCGTGGTGCTGCTGGCAGAAAATCCGGGCGAATCATTGCTACCCGGGATGACAGCGATTGTCGAGATCAATGCCGGAGAGGAGACCATGGCAGCCCCGGCGATGACCCTTCAAGCCGCTCCCGACGGAACAAATAACCACGCCCCCGGCATCCGCGAAGCTATGCTCCACAAAGCCAGACCAACCAGGCCACTGGCTTCCGATGACAGTTAG
- a CDS encoding chromosome partitioning protein ParA: MAALQPVGSLPGIGGDQVMGRVSLIAMLAALAGIFWVLESGGDNHSAAARGSEAPAPGEVTAGDERDLPVTVTTQSVATTPTLGQIQVTGSQLSVSASFEAQSKTLNQASGRELRDALETFWLACSQQGNCSEHLAVLKEALSAERYALLADYLVRKDAWQQILGELDLAQNPEIAERVEIVKTQARMVWGAEADELFADEFALYDFKLESRALADSSPEAFIDSYLQLVDRWQSHSDALAIESNTGLYEQAVALIPAHYTALQRQEVTAQLAQLYLSESEQVAIAQRRQEVAQQTQQVRDYQSELSQLKQELADQRATTYASMPEVQWQSYSQQQIADFRQAFFAP; encoded by the coding sequence GTGGCAGCATTACAACCTGTCGGATCACTTCCCGGTATCGGCGGTGATCAAGTAATGGGCCGCGTGTCTCTGATTGCTATGCTCGCCGCTTTGGCGGGCATTTTTTGGGTGCTGGAATCCGGCGGTGACAATCACAGCGCAGCCGCCAGGGGTTCTGAGGCTCCGGCACCGGGTGAAGTAACCGCTGGCGATGAGCGTGATCTTCCGGTAACTGTGACTACTCAATCGGTGGCAACGACTCCGACCCTCGGGCAAATTCAAGTGACAGGGTCGCAATTATCAGTGTCGGCCAGCTTCGAAGCACAGAGTAAGACCCTGAATCAAGCTTCCGGCCGAGAATTGCGGGATGCGCTGGAGACATTCTGGTTGGCGTGCAGTCAGCAAGGTAATTGCAGTGAACACCTGGCAGTGCTGAAGGAGGCGCTCAGTGCAGAAAGATACGCCCTGCTGGCGGATTATCTCGTCCGAAAAGATGCGTGGCAGCAAATTTTGGGTGAGTTGGATTTGGCGCAGAATCCGGAGATTGCCGAGCGGGTAGAGATAGTCAAAACGCAGGCAAGAATGGTGTGGGGAGCTGAGGCTGATGAGCTGTTTGCCGATGAGTTCGCGCTATACGACTTTAAGCTTGAATCCAGGGCTCTGGCGGATTCGTCGCCGGAAGCATTTATCGACAGCTATCTGCAACTGGTGGATAGATGGCAAAGTCATTCGGATGCATTGGCCATCGAGAGTAATACTGGCCTGTATGAACAAGCGGTTGCGCTGATCCCGGCTCACTACACGGCACTTCAGCGGCAGGAAGTAACGGCACAACTGGCACAGTTGTATTTGAGTGAAAGTGAGCAAGTGGCAATCGCGCAGCGCCGGCAAGAAGTGGCGCAACAAACGCAACAGGTTCGGGATTATCAGTCAGAACTCAGTCAACTGAAACAGGAACTGGCGGATCAGCGCGCGACGACCTATGCTTCGATGCCGGAAGTACAGTGGCAAAGCTACTCCCAGCAACAAATCGCCGACTTTCGCCAGGCTTTCTTTGCGCCCTAG
- a CDS encoding ABC transporter ATP-binding protein, producing MNSGTAQLNQETIREETITPASREHSDTLVHLSGVSRTYPMGQAEVTALHAVSLTVMPGEYIAITGTSGSGKSTLLQIIGCLDRPTQGHYTLSGTRVDALSDADLSHIRNAQVGFVFQAFHLLPQLSVRENIELPLLYRKLTRQQRSRKVQAVMNKVGLAKREAHKPYELSGGERQRVAIARALVGDPSLLLADEPTGNLDQKTGDEIMQTIEGLNREGVTVLMVTHDLVRASRATRVIDMKDGQIL from the coding sequence ATGAATTCTGGTACTGCTCAACTCAACCAAGAAACTATTCGTGAAGAAACTATCACCCCCGCGTCTCGAGAACACTCGGACACACTGGTTCACCTGAGCGGCGTCAGCCGAACTTATCCTATGGGTCAGGCGGAAGTTACCGCCCTGCACGCAGTATCTCTGACCGTAATGCCCGGCGAGTATATCGCGATCACCGGCACCTCAGGCTCCGGCAAATCGACCCTGCTGCAAATTATCGGCTGTCTGGACCGACCGACTCAGGGCCACTATACGCTGAGTGGCACCCGGGTTGATGCACTCTCCGACGCAGACCTATCCCATATCCGCAATGCCCAAGTTGGGTTTGTATTTCAGGCGTTTCACCTGTTACCACAACTCAGTGTACGGGAAAACATTGAGCTGCCGCTGCTGTATCGAAAACTGACCCGTCAACAGCGAAGCCGCAAAGTCCAGGCCGTCATGAACAAAGTGGGACTGGCCAAACGGGAAGCCCACAAACCGTATGAGCTCTCCGGTGGTGAGCGTCAACGGGTGGCAATTGCCCGGGCGCTGGTCGGTGACCCATCACTCCTGCTGGCCGATGAGCCGACCGGAAATCTGGACCAGAAAACCGGAGATGAAATTATGCAAACCATTGAGGGGCTCAACCGCGAAGGCGTCACGGTCCTGATGGTCACCCACGACTTGGTCCGAGCCAGCCGCGCCACCCGGGTCATTGACATGAAAGATGGCCAAATTTTGTGA
- a CDS encoding sphingomyelin phosphodiesterase, producing the protein MNIKQWTAALPLLLAVPAMADTDVYLTNNSDQPLTIQVKHTGTDQLQLGDEWQQHTQALGPWETKAVISFNRWEGVESGQTYQFETVVSNARGESVTLYQKMAGHWYNSTIEHGVTAADVPLALKDDRNVHRFESTSFGDRAVELAFKSERTARYDDLYYTITPEKLDEAVEPDANTLKMMTYNIWMLPAVASHIDERFDIIPEHVKGYDVLALQEVFAGGRDEFLRELAKEYPYQTKMLDQDGFNIHDGGVVIVSRYPIVNQAQYVFPDCSGTDCFADKGVNYAEVIKNGQAYHVFATHTASFDTDTAREYRQRQFKQMREMAESLDIPAHETVVYSGDFNVNKLKFPGDYQQMMANLNAAEPIYTGYTASTFDPRINDFAGEALSGGENIEYLDYVMVSQEYGDKTENTNRVDVPRSTDERMWQHYNLSDHFPVSAVIK; encoded by the coding sequence ATGAATATCAAACAGTGGACCGCAGCACTTCCATTGCTGCTGGCTGTACCGGCGATGGCGGATACCGATGTATATCTCACCAACAATTCGGATCAACCACTGACAATTCAGGTGAAGCATACCGGGACCGATCAACTGCAACTGGGCGACGAGTGGCAACAGCACACGCAGGCGCTGGGGCCGTGGGAAACTAAAGCGGTCATCAGCTTTAACCGCTGGGAAGGGGTCGAATCGGGCCAAACTTACCAGTTTGAGACTGTGGTTTCGAACGCTCGGGGGGAAAGTGTCACTTTGTATCAGAAGATGGCAGGTCACTGGTACAATTCGACAATTGAACACGGCGTTACCGCGGCTGATGTACCGCTGGCGCTGAAAGATGATCGCAATGTGCACCGTTTTGAGTCGACATCGTTTGGCGATCGTGCCGTTGAGCTGGCGTTTAAGTCCGAGAGGACGGCGCGTTATGACGATCTGTATTACACCATCACACCGGAAAAGCTGGATGAAGCGGTCGAACCGGACGCAAACACCCTGAAGATGATGACGTACAACATCTGGATGTTGCCGGCCGTGGCCTCGCATATTGATGAGCGGTTCGACATCATTCCTGAGCATGTCAAAGGTTACGACGTGCTGGCGTTGCAGGAAGTTTTTGCCGGTGGGCGGGATGAGTTTCTGCGCGAGCTTGCCAAGGAATATCCGTATCAGACCAAGATGCTTGATCAGGATGGTTTTAACATCCATGACGGCGGTGTGGTAATCGTCAGCCGTTATCCGATCGTTAATCAGGCGCAATACGTGTTCCCGGACTGTAGCGGCACTGATTGTTTTGCCGATAAAGGCGTGAACTACGCTGAAGTCATCAAGAATGGTCAGGCGTACCACGTGTTTGCCACCCATACTGCGTCTTTCGATACCGATACTGCCAGAGAATACCGCCAGCGTCAGTTCAAACAAATGCGTGAGATGGCGGAGTCGCTGGATATTCCGGCGCATGAAACCGTGGTCTACAGTGGCGACTTTAACGTCAACAAGTTGAAATTCCCAGGCGATTACCAGCAGATGATGGCGAACCTAAATGCTGCCGAGCCAATCTACACCGGCTATACGGCATCGACGTTTGATCCGCGGATCAATGATTTCGCCGGTGAAGCATTGTCCGGTGGCGAAAACATCGAATATCTCGATTACGTGATGGTGAGCCAGGAATACGGCGATAAAACGGAAAATACCAACCGTGTCGATGTACCGCGCTCAACCGATGAACGGATGTGGCAGCATTACAACCTGTCGGATCACTTCCCGGTATCGGCGGTGATCAAGTAA
- a CDS encoding ABC transporter permease: MHYWLHLTHALRTIFRHRLRSFLTILGILIGVAAVVTVIGVGAGSQHQVLQRVESLGANLLFIEPGMLETGGVRLKHHTPTLTDRDIDAIRQWVPGVQSAAPSIYADARVLYRARNWISLIQGTTRDYFQLRGWELARGRIFTEREATHARKVAILGHTVARELFTQGEHTTDSAAAAIGKTIRIGKTPFKVIGVLQRKGQAPGGADQDDKVLIPLGTARLRIIGLSQTHPGAVHYAHLRVKDPNQIHQTIANIQQVLRRQHRIADSQPNDFFINDLTAIQESMTEATRTLTFWLTSVAAISLIVGGISIMNVMLVAVRERTEEIGLRRAVGATKRDIRNQFLIEATCLTSIGGLSGLLLGSGLVALIAHLRDFPVVITPSAIFLALGSAAVVGVLSGLYPALLAARLDPIRALKQE; this comes from the coding sequence ATGCATTACTGGTTGCACCTGACCCATGCACTGCGAACCATTTTCCGTCACCGTCTGCGGAGCTTCCTGACGATCCTCGGGATCCTGATTGGGGTGGCTGCAGTCGTGACCGTGATCGGCGTCGGGGCCGGCAGTCAGCACCAGGTACTCCAGCGGGTCGAAAGCCTGGGCGCAAATTTGCTGTTTATCGAACCCGGCATGCTGGAAACCGGCGGGGTGCGGCTTAAGCATCACACCCCAACCTTAACCGACCGGGATATTGACGCGATTCGCCAGTGGGTGCCGGGAGTTCAGTCTGCCGCGCCATCCATCTACGCCGACGCCCGGGTGCTCTATCGGGCCCGCAACTGGATCAGCCTGATCCAAGGCACCACCCGAGACTATTTTCAGCTCAGAGGCTGGGAATTGGCCCGGGGACGGATCTTTACCGAGCGCGAAGCTACCCACGCCCGAAAAGTCGCGATTCTGGGCCACACGGTTGCCCGGGAGCTGTTCACTCAGGGGGAGCACACCACTGACAGCGCCGCGGCGGCGATTGGAAAAACCATCCGCATTGGCAAAACCCCGTTCAAGGTGATCGGGGTGTTACAACGCAAAGGCCAGGCCCCCGGCGGCGCCGATCAAGATGATAAAGTGCTGATCCCACTAGGCACCGCCCGGCTGCGTATAATCGGCCTGAGTCAGACCCATCCCGGTGCCGTACACTATGCCCACCTGCGGGTCAAAGATCCGAACCAGATCCACCAGACCATCGCGAATATCCAGCAGGTGCTACGTCGCCAACACCGGATTGCGGACAGCCAGCCCAACGACTTCTTCATCAACGATTTGACCGCAATTCAGGAAAGCATGACCGAAGCAACGCGGACGCTGACCTTCTGGCTGACCTCGGTCGCAGCCATCTCGTTGATCGTTGGGGGGATCAGTATCATGAATGTGATGTTGGTGGCGGTACGTGAAAGAACCGAAGAAATCGGGTTGCGGCGGGCCGTCGGCGCCACCAAACGCGACATCAGAAATCAGTTCCTGATCGAGGCGACCTGCCTGACCAGTATCGGCGGCCTTTCAGGATTGCTCCTGGGCTCCGGTCTGGTGGCCCTTATCGCCCACTTACGAGATTTTCCTGTTGTCATCACACCCAGCGCTATCTTCCTGGCACTGGGATCTGCCGCCGTGGTCGGGGTACTGTCCGGACTCTACCCAGCTCTGCTGGCCGCCCGACTCGATCCCATCCGTGCCCTGAAACAGGAGTAA
- a CDS encoding DUF3103 family protein — protein MNLALPLAVTAGIFSASAMAAPASPAPFSPMTTAPASVISGSASPMAVSTAEAKRTLALSLSQQYQQLAPVLHDKINQYQLNAPLNELKQNKRAAPFARSMMAVDKALRAEKGIEEYTDSIMELRLADQSMLARWQAGQSPLFAWEPEGNDQHWNYIEAYDIDGNIHLLDVHEVPERPVLVVDTNSRQELEAGIRAMNDEIKRLQGEKYPDTAPRSMALQSFSAADNGFETQAEVPSISTTVLTKIRLKDDQEPWISGKAEVYAIVTGVNPTRDEPVLDIIDMPYLDYSETDYSPNQVLIHWQRYRWSAADMLLMEKDDGTNYKDLARALLEVATAALKAIPDPEVQAYAVIPQLTGKVLEAIPDSWATNDDDFIDVYYTLRQGVTYTDYAAAGNNATATFTPLTIDPTQ, from the coding sequence ATGAATCTAGCACTCCCCCTTGCAGTCACAGCTGGGATATTTTCTGCAAGTGCGATGGCCGCGCCAGCATCTCCGGCCCCCTTTTCTCCGATGACAACGGCACCAGCATCAGTCATATCCGGCTCGGCATCCCCGATGGCTGTATCGACAGCAGAGGCCAAGCGTACGTTAGCGCTCAGCCTGAGCCAGCAATACCAGCAGCTGGCCCCTGTTCTGCATGACAAAATCAACCAGTATCAATTGAATGCGCCGCTCAACGAATTAAAACAAAACAAGCGCGCAGCCCCGTTTGCCCGTTCGATGATGGCAGTAGATAAAGCGTTACGGGCCGAAAAAGGGATCGAAGAATACACAGATTCAATTATGGAGTTGCGCCTGGCCGATCAGTCCATGCTGGCCCGGTGGCAGGCAGGGCAATCGCCTCTATTCGCCTGGGAGCCGGAAGGCAACGATCAACACTGGAATTATATCGAGGCCTACGATATCGACGGTAACATTCACCTTCTGGATGTCCATGAAGTACCGGAGCGCCCCGTGCTTGTGGTTGATACGAACTCTAGGCAAGAGCTGGAAGCCGGAATCAGGGCGATGAATGATGAAATCAAGCGCTTACAAGGAGAGAAATATCCTGATACCGCACCACGTTCAATGGCTCTTCAATCTTTTTCGGCGGCAGACAATGGCTTCGAGACTCAAGCGGAAGTCCCGAGCATCTCAACCACGGTACTAACAAAAATTCGCCTGAAAGATGATCAGGAGCCCTGGATTTCCGGCAAAGCTGAAGTTTATGCCATTGTCACCGGCGTGAACCCAACCCGTGATGAGCCTGTACTGGACATCATTGATATGCCTTACCTGGACTACAGTGAAACGGATTACTCACCAAACCAAGTGCTGATCCACTGGCAACGCTACCGCTGGTCGGCGGCTGATATGCTGTTGATGGAAAAAGATGACGGCACCAATTATAAGGATTTAGCACGCGCCTTATTGGAAGTGGCGACAGCGGCGCTGAAAGCAATTCCCGATCCTGAAGTGCAGGCATATGCGGTAATTCCGCAGCTCACCGGCAAAGTATTGGAAGCGATCCCGGACAGCTGGGCGACTAACGATGATGACTTTATTGATGTCTATTATACCCTGCGCCAGGGCGTGACCTACACGGACTACGCGGCAGCAGGCAATAATGCCACGGCGACCTTTACGCCATTAACCATTGACCCGACTCAGTAA
- a CDS encoding ABC-three component system protein: MATIDDVLSSKEEDDKLRSSNPKTPDVFAFDCGQLPFERMGDDHFELMLADLYTARADDGKEDWFDKACRLNDGADQGRDVILLQDSVPVGVIQCKRYKGNVGRPQIIQEICKFFMYAKIMPQIAPAPDTEFRYYVAVSDGATSDLFEFMTSKGRKRFDDLRSEFEKKALAARNASKKLKEHPELKDLDKKQLCDIVWERITNLHTELHKKDSLSRMVSDYPSIKSNYFRLESDTAKVVDEIKKILSSRGTTLSDDDAKLVSHVRTEYIKLTLSSSSRFNIALIQGKELLPFIRGMLKPKSGTLYTNFGSRPALMTAGAKAAEASQWSEINNLVNDYPYPLVFSVGCGDVLGSTLLEWIESDDMSWIDPKWKPAPARLYKAGWCWVKDPEQETHDCYILVENETGDQKYDHANMSLRLAFEDVIVWPTLGNDFTNPIGNAKSLLRRIMASQAEDRAGRRNLVLASQDIDSIDKVLESVPDYHGQRNQSPIAITIANSGRLHDCNVGLYCATGVFPAIDTEHNTRATPPTVQPPSRVMRRSCNGALTLTINWTTELLLEFAKSHRLIGNDVKDDLSPEALEFHELFDRHPPIDGYLESVRKELELLNVLVQNASLADSKEFTYRTKYGVMQDQSFSLDDMSASGEYVMQAVQALSYIKSHKSTKWIVESGGDGHIEYSDPAFGEFNVLAWTNHRYPVRQMEADLFGWARKAATNPSLIVFADAKGRVNDKKPSHGRHDFTSPPPLKGTITEAEEPSNVYIFDLGEIESYYDDDGAPSVEQFMDDILERRKKLDDK, translated from the coding sequence TTGGCGACGATTGATGATGTACTCTCGAGCAAGGAAGAAGATGATAAGTTGCGTAGCAGCAACCCGAAAACTCCTGATGTGTTCGCTTTTGACTGTGGGCAGCTTCCTTTTGAAAGAATGGGTGATGATCACTTTGAGCTAATGCTGGCAGACCTTTATACAGCTCGTGCAGATGATGGTAAAGAGGATTGGTTTGACAAAGCTTGTCGTCTGAACGACGGCGCAGACCAAGGTCGAGATGTTATCCTTCTTCAAGATTCAGTTCCAGTTGGCGTGATTCAGTGTAAGCGCTACAAAGGTAATGTCGGGCGTCCTCAAATCATACAAGAAATATGCAAGTTCTTCATGTACGCCAAGATTATGCCACAGATAGCTCCCGCTCCTGATACTGAATTTAGATATTATGTAGCGGTGTCTGACGGGGCAACGAGTGATTTATTCGAGTTCATGACAAGTAAAGGTCGAAAACGATTTGATGACTTACGGAGTGAATTCGAAAAAAAAGCGTTGGCAGCGCGGAACGCATCCAAGAAATTAAAGGAGCACCCCGAACTCAAAGATCTAGACAAAAAACAATTATGTGACATTGTCTGGGAAAGAATTACTAATCTACATACAGAACTACACAAGAAGGATAGCTTGTCTCGGATGGTCTCAGACTATCCTAGTATTAAATCGAATTATTTTAGGCTCGAATCGGACACGGCAAAAGTCGTTGATGAGATAAAGAAAATTTTGAGTTCCCGAGGGACAACCCTCTCTGATGACGATGCAAAACTTGTTTCGCATGTGCGCACTGAGTATATAAAACTCACGCTAAGCAGCAGCAGTAGGTTCAATATTGCGCTAATCCAAGGTAAGGAGCTGCTGCCTTTTATTAGAGGTATGTTGAAACCAAAGTCAGGTACCCTCTACACTAATTTCGGCTCTCGCCCAGCATTAATGACTGCAGGTGCTAAGGCAGCAGAGGCAAGCCAATGGAGTGAAATTAATAATCTGGTCAACGATTATCCATATCCACTGGTCTTCAGTGTCGGTTGCGGTGACGTATTAGGCTCTACGCTCCTAGAGTGGATAGAGTCTGATGATATGTCTTGGATCGATCCAAAATGGAAACCTGCTCCAGCTCGTCTTTACAAAGCAGGTTGGTGCTGGGTGAAGGACCCTGAGCAAGAAACCCATGATTGTTACATCTTGGTCGAGAATGAGACTGGTGATCAAAAATACGATCATGCGAATATGTCGTTACGGTTAGCTTTCGAGGATGTAATAGTATGGCCAACTTTAGGTAATGACTTCACCAACCCCATTGGTAACGCAAAATCGCTATTGAGGCGGATAATGGCCAGTCAAGCTGAAGATAGAGCTGGTCGGCGTAACTTAGTATTGGCTTCTCAAGATATTGACAGCATTGACAAAGTGCTAGAGTCAGTTCCAGATTATCATGGCCAGCGTAATCAGTCTCCTATCGCCATTACTATCGCGAACAGCGGACGTCTGCACGACTGTAACGTTGGTCTTTACTGCGCGACAGGAGTATTCCCAGCTATAGATACTGAGCACAATACCCGAGCAACTCCTCCAACAGTCCAACCTCCCAGTAGAGTCATGCGAAGAAGTTGCAACGGAGCCTTAACGCTTACCATAAATTGGACAACCGAACTATTACTAGAGTTCGCCAAAAGCCATCGCTTGATTGGGAATGATGTCAAAGACGATCTGTCACCTGAAGCCCTTGAATTTCATGAGCTCTTTGATCGGCACCCACCGATAGATGGCTACCTTGAATCCGTGAGGAAAGAATTAGAACTCTTGAACGTATTGGTTCAAAACGCAAGTCTTGCTGACTCTAAGGAGTTTACCTATCGGACGAAATATGGAGTGATGCAAGATCAGTCATTTTCATTAGATGATATGTCAGCCTCAGGTGAGTATGTTATGCAGGCGGTTCAAGCACTGAGTTATATCAAATCTCACAAAAGCACTAAGTGGATCGTCGAGTCGGGAGGGGATGGACATATTGAGTACAGTGATCCAGCGTTCGGTGAGTTTAATGTCTTGGCTTGGACTAACCATAGATATCCTGTGAGGCAAATGGAAGCGGATCTATTCGGATGGGCTAGAAAAGCAGCCACCAATCCCAGTTTAATTGTGTTTGCGGACGCTAAGGGACGTGTAAATGATAAAAAGCCCAGTCATGGACGCCATGACTTCACTAGCCCTCCCCCTTTAAAAGGAACAATCACAGAAGCAGAAGAACCTAGCAATGTATATATCTTTGACCTAGGCGAAATTGAATCGTACTACGATGATGATGGAGCCCCTTCAGTTGAACAATTTATGGATGACATATTAGAGCGTAGGAAAAAACTAGATGATAAGTGA
- a CDS encoding D-serine ammonia-lyase: protein MSTLNLEQLTDDFPLVKQLIALEEVCWFNPNSTTLAEGLPYVGLDQTDIRDASDRLKRFAPYLMKAFPETAVSNGIIESDIVAIPEMQRALAAHYGTEITGRLLLKKDSHLPISGSIKARGGIYEVLTHAEQLAMDAGLLTSSDDYSKLFSDDFRDFFKQYSIAVGSTGNLGMSIGIMSAKLGFSVSVHMSADAREWKKRKLRSHGVTVVEYAQDYGIAVAQGRKEAEQDPNCFFIDDENSKTLFLGYSVAGERVKQQFNELGITVDAEHPLFVYLPCGVGGGPGGVAFGLKMAFGDHVHCIFAEPTHSPCMLLGVHTGLHDGIAVQDIGIDNVTAADGLAVGRASGFVGRAMERLLDGYYTISDERMYRHLGELNQYENIQLEPSALAGMPGPVWVTNAQAYRERFQLDAQTMNNATHLIWATGGGMVPDEEMAAYLAQSQD from the coding sequence ATGAGTACTTTGAATCTTGAACAACTCACCGATGATTTCCCGCTGGTCAAACAGCTGATTGCCCTGGAAGAGGTCTGCTGGTTTAACCCGAACAGTACAACGCTGGCGGAAGGCTTGCCATATGTCGGGCTGGATCAAACTGATATCCGTGATGCCAGTGACCGCCTGAAGCGGTTTGCGCCGTATCTGATGAAAGCCTTTCCGGAAACCGCAGTATCGAACGGGATCATTGAGTCTGATATTGTTGCCATCCCTGAGATGCAACGTGCCTTGGCGGCGCATTACGGGACTGAAATCACCGGGCGATTGCTGCTGAAAAAAGACAGCCATTTGCCGATCTCCGGCTCGATCAAAGCCCGTGGCGGGATTTATGAAGTGTTAACCCATGCCGAACAACTGGCGATGGATGCGGGCCTGCTGACGTCGTCCGATGATTACAGCAAGCTTTTCAGCGATGATTTCAGAGATTTCTTTAAGCAATACAGTATTGCGGTCGGCTCGACCGGCAACCTGGGTATGTCGATTGGGATCATGAGCGCCAAGCTGGGTTTTTCGGTGTCAGTGCATATGTCTGCTGACGCACGCGAGTGGAAGAAACGTAAGCTTCGATCGCATGGGGTGACGGTGGTCGAGTATGCGCAGGACTATGGTATCGCGGTAGCCCAGGGGCGAAAAGAGGCAGAACAGGATCCGAACTGTTTCTTTATCGATGATGAGAACTCGAAAACCCTGTTCCTGGGTTATTCGGTTGCCGGGGAGCGGGTGAAGCAACAGTTTAATGAACTGGGTATCACGGTGGATGCCGAGCATCCGCTGTTTGTTTATCTGCCGTGTGGCGTCGGTGGCGGCCCCGGCGGGGTGGCCTTTGGGCTCAAAATGGCCTTTGGCGATCATGTCCATTGTATTTTTGCCGAGCCGACCCATTCTCCCTGCATGCTGCTGGGGGTTCACACTGGACTGCACGATGGTATTGCGGTGCAGGATATCGGGATCGACAACGTGACCGCCGCCGATGGGCTGGCGGTGGGCCGGGCTTCGGGCTTTGTCGGCCGGGCGATGGAGAGGTTGTTGGATGGCTATTACACCATCAGCGATGAGCGGATGTATCGCCATCTGGGAGAACTGAATCAGTATGAAAACATTCAGCTGGAGCCGTCCGCGTTGGCGGGGATGCCGGGGCCGGTTTGGGTGACGAATGCTCAAGCCTACCGCGAGCGCTTTCAGCTCGATGCGCAGACGATGAACAATGCCACTCACCTGATCTGGGCCACTGGCGGCGGGATGGTGCCGGATGAAGAAATGGCCGCTTATCTCGCTCAATCACAAGATTAA